One window of Streptomyces sp. SUK 48 genomic DNA carries:
- a CDS encoding ABC transporter ATP-binding protein: MQSERIPTVVADSVDIVYRINGTGSGRGSATAALNRIMRRKQAEQAAGVRRVHAVKKVSFVAYKGEAIGLIGTNGSGKSTLLKAVAGLLPVENGHIYTHGQPSLLGVNAALMNDLTGERNVYLGGLAMGMTREQVRERYQGIVDFSGINEKGDFITLPMRTYSSGMAARLRFSIAAAKDHDVLLIDEALATGDRRFQVRSEERIRELRETAGTVFLVSHNNTSIRDTCERTLWLERGELRLDGPTEDVLKEYEAFTGDKSNKTAKNPAPKKAA, encoded by the coding sequence ATGCAGAGCGAGCGGATCCCCACCGTCGTCGCCGACAGCGTCGACATCGTCTACCGGATCAACGGCACCGGCTCGGGCCGCGGTTCCGCCACCGCCGCCCTCAACCGCATCATGCGCCGCAAGCAGGCCGAGCAGGCCGCCGGCGTGCGCCGGGTGCACGCGGTGAAGAAGGTGTCGTTCGTCGCCTACAAGGGCGAGGCGATCGGTCTCATCGGCACCAACGGCTCCGGCAAGTCCACCCTGCTCAAGGCCGTCGCCGGCCTGCTGCCGGTGGAGAACGGCCACATCTACACCCACGGCCAGCCCTCCCTCCTCGGCGTCAACGCGGCGCTGATGAACGACCTCACCGGCGAGCGCAACGTCTACCTCGGCGGCCTCGCCATGGGCATGACCCGCGAGCAGGTCAGGGAGCGCTATCAGGGCATCGTCGACTTCTCCGGGATCAACGAGAAGGGCGACTTCATCACCCTGCCGATGCGCACGTACTCCTCTGGTATGGCCGCCCGGCTGCGCTTCTCCATCGCCGCCGCCAAGGACCACGACGTCCTGCTGATCGACGAGGCCCTGGCCACCGGCGACCGCAGGTTCCAGGTGCGTTCGGAGGAGCGGATCCGCGAGCTGCGCGAGACGGCGGGCACCGTCTTCCTGGTCAGCCACAACAACACCTCGATCCGCGACACCTGCGAGCGGACGCTGTGGCTGGAGCGCGGCGAGCTGCGCCTGGACGGCCCCACCGAGGACGTCCTCAAGGAGTACGAGGCGTTCACCGGCGACAAGTCGAACAAGACCGCGAAGAACCCGGCCCCGAAGAAGGCCGCGTAA
- a CDS encoding ABC transporter permease, translating into MSQVLDTPPPIQAPADDLKALAARHGLSVSGARPSLPEYVRQLWDRRHFITAFATAKLTAQYSEAKLGQIWQVMTPLLNAAVYYFIFGVLLGTKKGVPDYIPFLVTGVFVWTFTQSSIQVGTRAISGNLGLVRALHFPRAALPISFCIQQLQQLLFSMAALVVILLCFGVPVSASWLLVIPALVLQFTFNAGVAMIMARWGAKTPDIAQLMPFILRTWMYVSGVMWSIEKLTKNDHLPHTVTVLLQTNPAAVYIDLMRFALIDSFHSKQLPPHVWPIAIGWALLAGVGGFIYFWKAEETYGRG; encoded by the coding sequence GTGAGCCAGGTCCTCGACACACCGCCCCCGATCCAGGCCCCGGCCGACGACCTCAAGGCGCTGGCCGCCCGGCACGGCCTGTCGGTGAGCGGCGCCCGTCCCTCCCTGCCGGAGTACGTCCGCCAGCTGTGGGACCGGCGCCACTTCATCACCGCCTTCGCCACCGCCAAGCTCACCGCGCAGTACAGCGAGGCGAAGCTGGGCCAGATCTGGCAGGTCATGACCCCGCTGCTGAACGCGGCGGTCTACTACTTCATCTTCGGTGTCCTGCTCGGCACCAAGAAGGGCGTCCCGGACTACATCCCCTTCCTGGTCACCGGCGTGTTCGTGTGGACGTTCACGCAGAGCTCGATCCAGGTCGGCACCCGGGCGATCTCCGGCAACCTCGGCCTGGTGCGCGCCCTGCACTTCCCGCGCGCCGCCCTGCCGATCTCCTTCTGCATCCAGCAGCTCCAGCAGCTGCTGTTCTCGATGGCCGCCCTGGTCGTCATCCTGCTCTGCTTCGGCGTGCCGGTCAGCGCCTCCTGGCTGCTGGTGATCCCCGCCCTGGTCCTCCAGTTCACCTTCAACGCCGGCGTGGCGATGATCATGGCGCGCTGGGGTGCCAAGACCCCGGACATCGCCCAGCTGATGCCGTTCATCCTGCGCACCTGGATGTACGTGTCCGGCGTGATGTGGAGCATCGAGAAGCTCACCAAGAACGACCACCTGCCGCACACCGTCACGGTCCTGCTCCAGACCAACCCGGCCGCGGTCTACATCGACCTCATGCGCTTCGCGCTGATCGACAGCTTCCACTCCAAGCAGCTGCCCCCGCACGTGTGGCCGATCGCCATCGGCTGGGCCCTGCTCGCGGGCGTCGGCGGCTTCATCTACTTCTGGAAGGCTGAGGAGACGTACGGCCGTGGCTGA
- a CDS encoding TetR/AcrR family transcriptional regulator — translation MTTNAAGTAAEPPQRARRRTPAGAAVLRPDVTEAIRAAVFEELAAVGYARMSIEGIARRAGVGKTAVYRRWRSKLHLVLDVVSAMAVLGLPVPDTGSLEGDLRLLYEVTSRALRHPVASQIIPDLQAEAARNPEIAEAFQKALRDGQEGVASKVVAAAAARGEVAPDLDPDLALDLISGPLYWRSVVIRSPKPPKGYLERLARATAGALKAL, via the coding sequence ATGACCACGAACGCCGCCGGGACCGCCGCCGAACCGCCGCAGCGCGCGCGCCGCCGCACTCCTGCCGGGGCCGCGGTGCTGCGCCCGGATGTGACCGAGGCCATCCGGGCGGCCGTCTTCGAGGAACTGGCCGCGGTCGGTTACGCGCGGATGAGCATCGAGGGCATCGCGCGCCGGGCGGGGGTCGGCAAGACGGCGGTGTACCGGCGCTGGCGCTCCAAGCTGCACCTGGTGCTCGACGTCGTCTCCGCGATGGCGGTGCTGGGCCTGCCGGTGCCGGACACGGGCTCCCTGGAGGGCGACCTGCGGCTGCTCTACGAGGTGACCTCGCGCGCCCTGCGCCACCCCGTGGCCTCCCAGATCATCCCCGACCTCCAGGCCGAGGCGGCCCGCAACCCCGAGATCGCCGAGGCGTTCCAGAAGGCCCTGCGGGACGGTCAGGAGGGCGTGGCCAGCAAGGTCGTCGCGGCGGCGGCGGCGCGCGGCGAAGTCGCCCCCGACCTCGACCCCGACCTCGCCCTCGACCTCATCTCCGGCCCGCTGTACTGGCGCTCGGTGGTCATCCGCTCCCCGAAGCCGCCGAAGGGGTATCTGGAGAGGCTGGCACGGGCGACGGCGGGGGCGTTGAAGGCGTTGTGA
- the galE gene encoding UDP-glucose 4-epimerase GalE, with the protein MSVLIAGGAGYIGSTVASACLDAGITPVILDSLVRGRAEFTDGRIFYEGDIADGALVDRIFAEHPDISAVVHCAALIVVPESVADPIGYYEANVTKSLAFVGHLRRNGCDRLVFSSSASIYRAADGSPVTEDSPLAPQSPYARTKAVCEEMFADIAAAGQLRVLSLRYFNPVGADPLLRTGLQLKRPTHALGMLIQAHQAGKPFPVTGVNYPTRDGTGIRDYVHVWDLAAAHIAAIERFDSILTASSPSIAINLGTGSGTTVRELCAAFDNVVSTPLATIDTDPRPGDVAGGYTTSDRASRLLGWTPALSLEEGIRSALEWIPVRDKMLKD; encoded by the coding sequence GTGTCTGTCCTTATCGCCGGTGGAGCGGGTTACATCGGAAGCACCGTCGCGTCGGCCTGTCTGGACGCGGGGATCACCCCGGTGATCCTCGACAGCCTGGTCCGCGGCCGGGCCGAGTTCACCGACGGGCGGATCTTCTACGAGGGCGACATCGCCGACGGCGCCCTGGTCGACCGGATCTTCGCCGAGCACCCGGACATCTCCGCGGTGGTGCACTGCGCGGCGCTGATCGTGGTGCCGGAGTCGGTGGCGGACCCGATCGGCTACTACGAGGCGAACGTCACGAAGAGCCTGGCCTTCGTCGGGCATCTGCGCCGCAACGGGTGCGACCGCCTCGTCTTCAGCAGCTCGGCGTCCATCTACCGGGCCGCGGACGGCTCGCCCGTCACCGAGGACTCGCCGCTGGCGCCGCAGAGCCCGTACGCGCGGACCAAGGCCGTGTGCGAGGAGATGTTCGCGGACATCGCGGCGGCCGGGCAGCTGCGGGTGCTGTCGCTGCGCTACTTCAACCCGGTCGGCGCCGATCCGCTGCTGCGCACCGGCCTCCAGCTCAAGCGGCCCACGCACGCGCTGGGCATGCTGATCCAGGCCCACCAGGCGGGGAAGCCGTTCCCGGTCACCGGTGTGAACTACCCGACCCGCGACGGCACGGGCATCCGCGACTACGTCCACGTCTGGGACCTCGCGGCGGCGCACATCGCGGCGATCGAGCGTTTCGACTCGATCCTCACCGCGTCGTCGCCGTCGATCGCGATCAACCTGGGCACCGGGTCCGGTACGACGGTCCGCGAGCTCTGCGCGGCCTTCGACAACGTGGTGAGCACGCCCCTGGCCACGATCGACACGGACCCCCGCCCGGGCGACGTGGCCGGCGGCTACACCACGAGCGACCGCGCGTCCCGCCTGCTGGGCTGGACCCCGGCCCTCTCCCTGGAGGAGGGCATCCGCTCGGCCCTGGAGTGGATCCCGGTCCGCGACAAGATGCTGAAGGACTGA
- a CDS encoding glycosyltransferase family A protein, giving the protein MLPDSPAQSENTQTPQSAPRTGAVAVVVIGYNDRAHVADAVRSALAQGPSVAEVVAVDDRSTDGSPELLDRMAAGDARVRVIRRDVNSGGCGSPRNTGIDAVTAPYVMFLDSDDVLPPGAVDALLTAAEGAGAAVASGLCVRRELPSGREQPWQETLYTAHSVLARPAQRPRLVHDTLCVNKLYRTDFLREHGIRFPEGRFLYEDFVFTARVLAAGPRIALVPDRVYVWHVRRAAERLSLSLDRGHIDNWEARTRACALAYDILLAAGQKELARAARAKFLDHDVRMYARELGLRDAEYRRAWWTHTRAYLGRYDAADWEQDPAAPGRLLGRLLLESPEPRDLPRLRDLAAHPGRLLPPYARTPDGAPVWSADLPQVSLAPFLTSPVESLPLALDAEARPRAGTGTLTLRLHELYGRVAQAGPCEVDVRWESRDDARVRGRATAALAPAGPDLWSAELPLDVGALGAGVWDLRLTVRCANGAQREVTASARAGAGRLRRRVVPGLRHGVLLVQPYATHSGALALRVATGVRGLARILRGRLRRLLR; this is encoded by the coding sequence ATGCTTCCCGACTCGCCCGCCCAGTCAGAGAACACACAGACCCCACAGAGCGCGCCACGCACCGGCGCCGTCGCTGTCGTCGTGATCGGTTACAACGACCGCGCCCATGTGGCCGACGCGGTGCGCTCGGCGCTCGCGCAGGGACCCTCGGTCGCGGAGGTCGTCGCGGTGGACGACCGCTCCACGGACGGCAGCCCCGAGCTGCTCGACCGGATGGCCGCCGGCGACGCCCGGGTGCGGGTGATCCGGCGGGACGTCAACAGCGGTGGCTGCGGCAGCCCGCGCAACACCGGGATCGACGCGGTGACGGCGCCGTACGTGATGTTCCTGGACAGCGACGACGTGCTGCCGCCGGGCGCGGTGGACGCGCTGCTGACCGCCGCCGAGGGGGCGGGCGCCGCGGTGGCGAGCGGGCTGTGCGTGCGCCGGGAGCTGCCCTCGGGGCGTGAACAGCCCTGGCAGGAGACCCTCTACACGGCGCACTCCGTCCTCGCGCGCCCCGCCCAGCGCCCGCGCCTGGTCCACGACACGCTGTGCGTCAACAAGCTGTACCGCACCGACTTCCTGCGCGAGCACGGCATCCGCTTCCCCGAAGGCCGCTTCCTCTACGAGGACTTCGTCTTCACCGCCCGGGTGCTGGCCGCGGGCCCGCGGATCGCGCTGGTGCCGGACCGGGTCTACGTCTGGCACGTGCGCCGCGCCGCCGAACGGCTGTCGCTCTCGCTCGACCGGGGGCACATCGACAACTGGGAGGCGCGCACGCGGGCGTGCGCGCTGGCGTACGACATTCTGCTGGCCGCCGGCCAGAAGGAGCTGGCACGGGCGGCGCGGGCCAAGTTCCTCGACCACGACGTGCGGATGTACGCGCGCGAACTGGGCCTGCGCGACGCGGAGTACCGGCGCGCGTGGTGGACGCACACCCGCGCGTACCTCGGGCGCTACGACGCCGCCGACTGGGAGCAGGACCCGGCCGCGCCCGGCCGGCTGCTGGGCCGGCTGCTCCTGGAGTCGCCCGAGCCGCGCGATCTGCCCCGGCTGCGGGACCTGGCCGCGCATCCGGGCCGGCTGCTCCCGCCGTACGCCCGCACCCCCGACGGCGCCCCGGTCTGGTCCGCGGACCTCCCGCAGGTGTCCCTCGCCCCCTTCCTGACCAGCCCCGTCGAGTCGCTCCCCCTCGCGCTGGACGCGGAGGCGCGCCCGCGCGCGGGCACCGGCACCCTCACGCTGCGGCTGCACGAGCTGTACGGCAGGGTGGCACAGGCGGGGCCGTGCGAGGTGGACGTGCGCTGGGAGTCCCGGGACGACGCGCGGGTCCGGGGGCGCGCGACGGCCGCCCTCGCCCCCGCGGGCCCGGACCTCTGGTCGGCCGAACTGCCCCTGGACGTCGGCGCGCTGGGCGCGGGCGTCTGGGACCTGCGGCTGACCGTGCGCTGCGCGAACGGCGCGCAGCGCGAGGTCACCGCGAGCGCCCGCGCGGGCGCGGGACGGCTCCGCCGGCGGGTCGTGCCCGGCCTCCGGCACGGCGTGCTGCTCGTACAGCCGTACGCGACGCACTCCGGCGCGCTGGCGCTGCGCGTGGCGACGGGGGTGCGCGGGCTCGCCCGGATACTGCGCGGTCGGCTGCGACGGCTGCTGCGCTGA
- a CDS encoding glycosyltransferase 87 family protein, with protein MNGPRVTHDPVLRLAVGWLATRASMLWLLAHDSSPLLSGGSVAREVGRLYFHWYGVLEQGSYPVHDTLWQYPPGAGAVLLAPGLVPGLSYVQAFVALTLAADALIEVALVRAGRRPGRSLLGAALWTGGLPLLLHLPLARYDVQVTALAVLSLLTLARSPRAGGVLGALGALVKGWPALVLLGTPRGAATRGAWTWAAGAGAVVLGLLSLAFRHPLSFLAEQGGRGVQIESLGGTALNLARHAGWSGRPRYQYGAIELVGPYVPLVAAVSLALTAAAFGLLVLWRVRARRWTEATAADAALCAVLLFTVTSRVISPQYMVWLLGLAAVCLVSRHTGQRPVAVLVLAASALSTVVYPLCYALVIGGSWPGCLLMLGRNGLLTAAAVLSFVRLWRATAAPVVKGEQRTQPCPDSDRLPNRALSLS; from the coding sequence ATGAACGGTCCCCGTGTCACCCACGACCCCGTCCTCAGGCTCGCCGTCGGCTGGCTCGCCACCCGGGCGTCGATGCTGTGGCTGCTCGCGCACGACAGTTCGCCGCTGCTCAGCGGCGGTTCGGTGGCGCGGGAGGTGGGGCGGCTGTACTTCCACTGGTACGGCGTGCTCGAACAGGGGTCGTACCCGGTGCACGACACGCTGTGGCAGTACCCGCCGGGCGCGGGCGCGGTACTGCTGGCGCCGGGGCTGGTGCCGGGGCTGTCGTACGTGCAGGCGTTCGTGGCGCTCACGCTGGCCGCGGACGCGCTGATCGAGGTGGCGCTGGTGCGCGCGGGGCGGCGGCCGGGGCGCAGTCTGCTCGGCGCGGCGCTGTGGACGGGCGGGCTCCCGCTGCTGCTGCATCTGCCGCTCGCGCGGTACGACGTCCAGGTCACCGCCCTCGCGGTCCTCTCCCTGCTGACGCTGGCGCGCTCCCCGCGCGCGGGCGGTGTGCTCGGGGCGCTCGGCGCGCTGGTGAAGGGCTGGCCCGCGCTGGTGCTGCTGGGCACGCCCCGGGGCGCGGCGACGCGCGGCGCGTGGACGTGGGCGGCGGGCGCCGGAGCCGTCGTACTCGGGCTGCTGTCCCTGGCGTTCCGGCATCCGCTGTCCTTCCTGGCGGAGCAGGGCGGGCGCGGGGTGCAGATCGAGTCGCTGGGCGGCACCGCGCTCAACCTCGCCCGGCACGCGGGGTGGTCCGGCCGGCCCCGTTACCAGTACGGCGCGATCGAGTTGGTGGGTCCGTACGTGCCCCTCGTCGCCGCCGTGTCCCTCGCGCTGACGGCGGCCGCGTTCGGGCTGCTGGTGCTGTGGCGGGTGCGGGCGCGGCGCTGGACCGAGGCGACGGCGGCCGACGCGGCGCTGTGCGCGGTACTGCTGTTCACGGTGACCAGCCGGGTGATCAGCCCGCAGTACATGGTCTGGCTGCTGGGGCTCGCCGCGGTGTGCCTGGTCTCGCGGCACACCGGCCAGCGCCCGGTGGCGGTGCTGGTCCTGGCCGCGTCCGCGCTGAGCACGGTGGTGTACCCGCTGTGCTACGCGCTGGTGATCGGGGGCAGTTGGCCCGGCTGTCTGCTGATGCTGGGGCGCAACGGGCTGCTGACGGCCGCGGCGGTGCTGTCCTTCGTCAGGCTGTGGCGGGCCACGGCCGCGCCGGTGGTAAAGGGTGAGCAAAGAACACAACCTTGCCCCGATTCCGACCGTCTACCAAACCGAGCGCTAAGCCTCTCTTAA
- a CDS encoding glycosyltransferase family 39 protein, whose protein sequence is MEAVEAVPAPSRKPPGARAPRAAVAGVPAAVMLALGLWGLDRGGMWRDEAVSFQVAGRTVPQIWRLVHGVDAVHGLYYVVMHAVLALRADEVVLRLPSVAGAVATAALVAEVGARLARPRVGLWAGLLYAVNPMAGHYAQEGRSYALVAAGVMGATLLLLRGAERGTWWAYGLVLAVTCWLHEFAVLVVAAHGVSLALARVRGRVWLGWGCAAGAVLLSLLPMVVVSRAQAAQVAWLRRPTPETVAGLARQFFGASDGVYWVCLGLAVVGLAAGAAGWRGPRRGEFALAGVAAPLTVVPPAALMLVSQSSPPLYVDRYVLYALAGAPLLVAAGGEWVAGAVGRLGRLECLRRLGRLRCLGRLGYLGRLRWLGCLRPRRAHSGTLLGLLAVALVPLQQFPLLQQDRDPARRPDDLAAIARAAAHGVRKGDAVLYLPAYTRNTELAYPEAFRGTRDLVLARAGGVSGTLYGVEVPAPEVRSRVAGVRRVWVVADRSVLAGRWTPRDPGERAELDVLRREFTVRGEAVRGRTVVRLYARPLSPAELRPPSLPPRPVRW, encoded by the coding sequence GTGGAAGCTGTCGAAGCCGTGCCGGCGCCGTCGCGGAAGCCGCCCGGGGCACGGGCGCCGCGCGCGGCCGTGGCGGGGGTGCCCGCGGCGGTGATGCTGGCGCTCGGGCTGTGGGGGCTGGACCGGGGCGGGATGTGGCGGGACGAGGCGGTCTCGTTCCAGGTCGCGGGGCGGACCGTGCCGCAGATCTGGCGGCTCGTGCACGGGGTCGACGCGGTGCACGGCCTCTACTACGTCGTCATGCACGCCGTGCTCGCCCTGCGCGCCGACGAGGTGGTGCTGCGCCTGCCGTCGGTCGCCGGGGCCGTGGCGACCGCGGCGCTGGTGGCCGAGGTGGGGGCGCGGCTGGCCCGGCCGCGGGTGGGGCTCTGGGCGGGGCTGCTCTACGCCGTGAACCCGATGGCCGGCCACTACGCGCAGGAGGGCCGCTCCTACGCGCTCGTCGCGGCCGGGGTCATGGGCGCGACGCTGCTCCTGCTGCGCGGGGCGGAGCGCGGGACGTGGTGGGCGTACGGCCTCGTCCTCGCGGTCACCTGCTGGCTGCACGAGTTCGCGGTGCTGGTGGTGGCGGCCCACGGGGTGTCGCTGGCGCTGGCCCGGGTGCGGGGGCGGGTGTGGCTCGGGTGGGGATGCGCGGCCGGCGCGGTCCTGCTCTCGCTGCTGCCGATGGTGGTGGTGTCACGGGCGCAGGCGGCCCAGGTGGCGTGGCTGCGCAGGCCGACGCCGGAGACGGTGGCCGGGCTCGCGCGTCAGTTCTTCGGAGCGTCGGACGGCGTCTACTGGGTCTGCCTGGGGCTCGCGGTGGTGGGGCTGGCGGCGGGGGCGGCCGGGTGGCGGGGGCCGCGGCGGGGGGAGTTCGCGCTCGCGGGGGTGGCGGCGCCGTTGACGGTGGTGCCGCCCGCGGCGCTGATGCTGGTCTCGCAGTCCTCGCCGCCGCTGTACGTCGACCGGTACGTGCTGTACGCGCTGGCGGGGGCGCCGCTGCTGGTGGCGGCGGGGGGCGAGTGGGTGGCGGGGGCCGTGGGGCGCCTGGGGCGTCTGGAGTGTCTGCGGCGTCTGGGACGTCTGAGGTGTCTGGGACGTCTGGGGTATCTGGGACGTCTGCGGTGGCTGGGATGCCTTCGGCCCCGCCGGGCGCACTCCGGCACCCTCCTCGGTCTCCTCGCCGTCGCCCTCGTCCCCCTCCAGCAGTTCCCCCTCCTCCAGCAGGACCGCGACCCCGCCCGGCGCCCCGACGACCTCGCGGCGATCGCGCGGGCGGCGGCGCACGGGGTGCGGAAGGGGGACGCGGTGCTGTACCTGCCGGCGTACACGCGCAACACCGAGCTGGCGTACCCGGAGGCGTTTCGCGGGACGCGGGATCTCGTGCTCGCGCGGGCCGGGGGCGTGTCGGGGACCCTGTACGGGGTGGAGGTCCCGGCCCCGGAGGTGCGCAGCCGGGTGGCGGGGGTGCGGCGGGTGTGGGTCGTCGCCGACCGGTCCGTACTGGCGGGGCGGTGGACGCCGCGCGACCCCGGCGAACGGGCCGAACTGGACGTGCTCCGGCGGGAGTTCACCGTGCGCGGCGAGGCCGTGCGCGGGCGCACCGTCGTACGGCTCTACGCGCGGCCGCTCAGTCCCGCGGAGCTTCGGCCTCCGTCGCTGCCGCCGCGTCCAGTGCGCTGGTGA
- a CDS encoding MarR family transcriptional regulator gives MTASPAETETDWLHLDNQICFSLHAASRAFNGVYRVVLKDLGLTYPQYLVMLVLWEQGELPVKKLGEQLRLDSGTLSPLVKRLETAGLVRRERSVQDERSVRVLLTEEGSALRERALEVPRRIIRSTGFDRAEIAELRARLDRLTSALDAAAATEAEAPRD, from the coding sequence ATGACCGCTTCTCCCGCCGAGACCGAGACGGACTGGCTCCACCTGGACAACCAGATCTGCTTCTCGCTGCACGCCGCGTCCCGCGCCTTCAACGGCGTCTACCGCGTGGTCCTCAAGGACCTCGGCCTCACCTACCCGCAGTACCTGGTGATGCTGGTCCTCTGGGAACAGGGCGAGCTGCCGGTCAAGAAGCTCGGCGAACAGCTGCGGCTCGACTCCGGCACGCTGTCCCCGCTGGTCAAACGGCTGGAGACGGCGGGCCTGGTGCGCCGGGAGCGCAGCGTCCAGGACGAGCGCTCGGTGCGGGTCCTGCTCACCGAGGAGGGCTCGGCCCTGCGCGAGCGGGCCCTGGAGGTGCCGCGCCGCATCATCCGCTCCACCGGTTTCGACCGTGCCGAGATCGCCGAGCTGCGCGCCCGCCTCGACCGGCTCACCAGCGCACTGGACGCGGCGGCAGCGACGGAGGCCGAAGCTCCGCGGGACTGA
- a CDS encoding organic hydroperoxide resistance protein produces MDALYTAVATATHGREGRAVSSDGKVDVKLAPPVELGGNGEGTNPEQLFAAGYAACFGGALGVVGRKEKVDVTDAAVTAEVGIGKVGEGFGLKVTLRVELPESVDQETGRKLVEAAHQVCPYSNATRGNIEVDLVVE; encoded by the coding sequence ATGGACGCGCTCTACACCGCCGTCGCCACCGCCACCCACGGCCGTGAGGGCCGTGCCGTCTCCTCCGACGGCAAGGTCGACGTCAAGCTGGCCCCGCCGGTGGAGCTGGGCGGCAACGGCGAGGGCACCAACCCCGAGCAGCTCTTCGCCGCCGGTTACGCGGCCTGCTTCGGCGGCGCCCTCGGTGTCGTCGGCCGCAAGGAGAAGGTGGACGTCACCGACGCCGCCGTCACCGCCGAGGTCGGCATCGGCAAGGTCGGCGAGGGCTTCGGCCTGAAGGTCACCCTGCGCGTCGAGCTGCCCGAGAGCGTGGACCAGGAGACCGGCCGCAAGCTCGTCGAGGCCGCCCACCAGGTCTGCCCCTACTCCAACGCGACCCGCGGCAACATCGAGGTCGACCTCGTCGTCGAGTAG